The following are encoded in a window of Rubellicoccus peritrichatus genomic DNA:
- a CDS encoding carbohydrate porin, with translation MRSFNNILEAGCWANAFDAIKHNDYHSFMLSYLDAARRIAIRCISCLVLIILFDGSLRAVDETEADELASLKQEIAEMRALYEAQISRLESRVAELEQREAAAKRPAAAEASDRSASIHAVSHADTVAKQQPEAMAFETRAVEIQEGVMDEAFLESQKVTRGFTFHGYFRSGFGVDGEGDTMEAFQAPNSQSKYRLGNEAETYIETALGYTFPELDLPDDAEFFFEFRPSYVVPDARFATQSEFSVREAYAMASGVWKENPSSAFWAGQRFYQRFDVHMTDFYYLDMSGFGGGVEDIQIGNTGKFAIAWLGGSIDTLDSSGSAPSDSVNSKNSLDLRFYDFDVPGGKGFVWLDLASSHSRDRPNGVNVKVESSAGAAFALGHEVPDLWGGRNMAMIQYGFGSAANFRSTQEDFSFLNPAPAPAPPLLVDIGDAWHFRFVEDLVVQPIDEFSMQATFVYDELNTGAVINPKRRWISAGVRPVYHINEFFSLAFESGVDITSGDGQPSGELYKFTFAPQVTPDFGFFSRPAIRFFATYAFWSDDFEGLVAPRNYPNESAGINVGVQAEAWW, from the coding sequence TTGCGTTCTTTCAACAACATCCTCGAAGCCGGTTGTTGGGCAAATGCATTTGACGCAATCAAGCACAATGATTATCACAGCTTCATGCTTTCTTACCTCGATGCTGCTCGACGAATTGCCATTCGATGTATTAGTTGCCTGGTCTTGATCATTTTATTTGATGGCTCATTGAGGGCAGTTGATGAAACTGAGGCTGACGAGCTGGCCTCACTTAAGCAGGAAATCGCTGAGATGCGTGCTCTTTATGAGGCGCAGATCTCACGGCTTGAGTCCAGGGTTGCCGAGCTTGAGCAGAGGGAGGCCGCCGCAAAGAGACCTGCCGCCGCTGAGGCATCAGACAGGTCGGCCAGCATACATGCGGTTAGTCATGCTGATACCGTTGCTAAGCAGCAACCGGAAGCAATGGCTTTCGAAACGCGCGCAGTTGAAATTCAGGAAGGGGTGATGGACGAGGCCTTTTTGGAGTCCCAAAAAGTAACGCGTGGCTTTACCTTCCATGGTTACTTCCGGTCGGGCTTTGGGGTTGATGGGGAAGGGGATACCATGGAGGCTTTTCAAGCACCAAATTCACAGTCGAAATACCGCCTGGGCAACGAAGCAGAGACTTATATCGAGACGGCTCTGGGCTACACTTTTCCGGAGTTGGATCTGCCGGATGATGCTGAGTTCTTTTTTGAGTTTCGCCCTTCCTATGTCGTACCGGACGCGCGATTTGCCACTCAGTCGGAGTTTTCCGTTCGCGAAGCTTACGCCATGGCTAGTGGTGTCTGGAAGGAGAATCCGTCATCGGCCTTTTGGGCAGGCCAACGTTTTTATCAGCGCTTTGATGTGCACATGACAGACTTCTACTATTTGGATATGAGCGGCTTTGGTGGTGGCGTCGAAGATATCCAGATCGGCAATACCGGGAAGTTTGCCATCGCCTGGCTGGGGGGAAGTATTGATACGCTGGACAGTAGTGGCTCGGCTCCTTCGGATTCAGTCAATTCCAAGAACAGTTTGGACCTGCGTTTTTATGATTTTGATGTCCCGGGTGGCAAAGGCTTTGTCTGGCTAGACCTTGCCAGTAGCCATAGCCGTGATCGACCCAACGGAGTGAATGTCAAAGTGGAATCCAGTGCGGGCGCCGCCTTTGCTTTGGGCCACGAAGTTCCCGACCTGTGGGGCGGGAGAAACATGGCAATGATTCAATATGGTTTTGGTTCCGCAGCCAACTTTCGTTCAACGCAAGAAGACTTTTCTTTCCTCAATCCCGCGCCCGCACCCGCTCCGCCCTTGCTCGTTGATATTGGTGATGCCTGGCACTTCCGTTTCGTCGAAGATCTCGTTGTTCAACCCATCGATGAATTCAGTATGCAGGCGACCTTTGTTTACGATGAGTTAAATACCGGAGCGGTTATTAATCCCAAGCGCCGTTGGATTTCTGCCGGAGTGCGCCCAGTTTATCACATTAACGAATTCTTCTCATTGGCTTTTGAGAGTGGAGTTGATATCACGAGTGGTGACGGTCAACCATCAGGGGAGCTTTATAAATTCACCTTTGCCCCACAGGTTACACCGGACTTCGGTTTCTTTAGCCGTCCGGCCATTCGCTTCTTTGCAACCTATGCATTCTGGAGCGATGATTTCGAAGGCCTCGTTGCTCCCCGCAATTATCCAAATGAAAGCGCCGGCATCAACGTCGGCGTGCAAGCCGAAGCCTGGTGGTAG
- a CDS encoding RNA polymerase sigma factor encodes MSKDRSKRGQSQEMIQAGYRYALALTHHHYDAEDLVQQAWMKCHHRYGTVKNQSMLYTTIRNLFYDQCRRGKIIAFESIDDEIEPPDQSQNEAAIAQSMDLDILLAHLRSEEREALYLNAVEGHTAQEIAQITGSPRNTILSLIHRARKKLIRLVSGAPEKPFPENQSHE; translated from the coding sequence ATGAGCAAAGATCGATCAAAAAGAGGGCAAAGCCAGGAAATGATTCAAGCCGGGTACCGTTATGCCCTGGCCCTGACTCATCACCACTATGACGCCGAGGATCTTGTCCAGCAGGCCTGGATGAAATGCCATCATCGATATGGCACGGTAAAAAACCAGTCGATGCTCTATACGACGATTAGAAACCTATTTTATGATCAGTGCCGTCGCGGAAAAATCATCGCATTCGAGTCGATTGACGACGAGATTGAGCCGCCCGACCAATCACAGAACGAAGCAGCGATTGCCCAATCGATGGATCTTGATATACTCCTGGCCCACCTTCGATCAGAAGAACGCGAAGCGCTCTACCTAAACGCAGTCGAAGGTCATACCGCTCAGGAAATTGCACAAATCACGGGTTCCCCCCGGAACACCATCCTCAGCCTCATCCATCGAGCACGTAAAAAACTAATTCGCCTCGTCTCAGGTGCCCCAGAGAAACCTTTTCCGGAGAACCAAAGTCATGAATAA
- a CDS encoding TlpA family protein disulfide reductase, which produces MITKTTKHLLTALVLLSFFGISQANAMEAAEPKVIGLLFYSDSCGSCKVLDPKIETAKNDYTTEPILFVTFDHSNAGSKNQAALLADSLSLGKIYDAQKKASGYMLLVDPKSGKVITKLTREMSEDDIKAAFNSALKS; this is translated from the coding sequence ATGATCACAAAAACGACCAAGCACTTACTCACAGCACTCGTCTTGCTTAGTTTCTTCGGCATCTCTCAAGCCAACGCAATGGAGGCAGCTGAGCCGAAAGTTATCGGCCTTTTGTTTTACTCCGACAGTTGTGGCTCCTGCAAGGTCCTTGATCCAAAGATTGAAACCGCGAAAAATGATTATACAACAGAGCCAATCCTTTTTGTCACTTTCGATCACAGTAATGCTGGTTCAAAGAATCAAGCTGCCCTGTTGGCCGATAGCTTGAGCTTAGGCAAGATCTATGATGCACAGAAAAAAGCCAGTGGTTACATGCTGCTCGTAGATCCGAAATCCGGAAAAGTCATCACGAAGCTGACTCGCGAGATGAGCGAGGACGACATTAAAGCCGCATTTAACAGCGCACTTAAAAGCTGA
- a CDS encoding class I SAM-dependent methyltransferase, producing MHQTTKGTEGYENAVNRFIQVSQALDFKETNKDFLDHLPPIPARILDLGAGAGQNAAALAKMGYVVTAVEPMADFLNASRQTYSKYDIEWFNDSLPLIRCLGTKEGQFDFILIDGVWHHLNEIERVKALERLSFLLVGGGKCAISLRNGPPGMGTHVFPTDLDRTIGQAKEYGLRDVLQLDNQPSIFSYKVGVTWGRVVLQKDF from the coding sequence ATGCATCAAACGACAAAAGGCACAGAGGGTTATGAGAATGCTGTTAATCGCTTTATTCAAGTGAGCCAGGCGCTTGATTTTAAGGAGACAAACAAAGATTTCCTCGATCACTTGCCGCCGATTCCGGCCAGAATTTTAGATTTAGGGGCTGGTGCAGGACAGAATGCGGCAGCCTTGGCGAAGATGGGCTACGTGGTTACAGCTGTTGAGCCGATGGCTGACTTTTTAAACGCTTCGCGTCAGACATATTCAAAATATGATATTGAATGGTTTAATGACAGTTTACCTCTCATTAGATGTTTGGGAACTAAAGAGGGGCAGTTTGATTTTATTCTGATCGACGGAGTTTGGCACCATCTCAATGAAATCGAGCGAGTGAAGGCTTTAGAGCGATTGTCCTTTTTGTTGGTTGGCGGTGGGAAATGCGCTATTTCCTTACGTAACGGACCACCTGGTATGGGCACGCATGTATTCCCGACTGATCTGGATCGGACTATTGGGCAGGCAAAAGAATATGGATTAAGAGATGTTCTCCAGCTCGATAATCAGCCAAGTATTTTTAGTTACAAAGTAGGGGTCACGTGGGGGCGTGTTGTGTTGCAGAAGGATTTTTAA
- a CDS encoding glyoxalase superfamily protein, producing MNDEQMNINCAATVLTVKDVDTSIRFYTDILGFEEDFRFGEYAGIKCGSVQIHLSQYDNPNMKALGESNLYLFCNEVDDFYREITSKGVRVKGEPKDYPYGMRDFIAYDPDGNQLAFGAPVKDENAPAINSDSPEALLREYESQLTLQDWKAVECMIHDQAVFIFTERTYRGKKAIAQAFQKTFSLIQDETYSIENLNWLAKTDSMACCEYIYKWTGLIDGQKASGEGRGSSVLVREDDKWLIIEEHLGPKGRNEANE from the coding sequence ATGAATGATGAGCAGATGAATATCAACTGCGCTGCTACTGTTTTGACGGTGAAAGATGTGGACACATCCATTCGTTTTTACACGGACATACTGGGATTCGAGGAAGACTTTCGTTTTGGGGAATATGCGGGGATCAAATGCGGCTCCGTGCAAATTCATTTATCGCAATACGACAATCCCAACATGAAAGCTTTGGGCGAAAGCAACCTGTATCTGTTTTGCAATGAAGTAGATGACTTCTACCGAGAAATCACTTCCAAGGGTGTTAGAGTCAAAGGTGAACCTAAAGACTATCCTTATGGGATGCGTGATTTCATAGCCTACGACCCCGATGGCAATCAACTAGCTTTTGGTGCTCCAGTAAAAGACGAAAACGCACCTGCAATTAATTCCGATAGCCCAGAGGCACTATTGCGTGAATATGAAAGCCAATTGACCCTCCAGGATTGGAAAGCGGTGGAATGCATGATCCACGATCAGGCTGTTTTCATTTTCACGGAGAGAACCTATCGAGGCAAAAAAGCGATTGCCCAAGCTTTTCAGAAAACCTTTAGCCTGATTCAGGATGAAACTTATAGCATTGAGAATCTGAACTGGTTAGCCAAGACAGACTCAATGGCCTGCTGTGAGTACATTTATAAATGGACTGGTCTGATTGATGGTCAAAAAGCATCAGGCGAAGGGCGCGGTTCATCAGTCCTAGTCCGAGAAGATGACAAATGGTTGATTATCGAAGAGCACCTTGGACCTAAGGGTAGAAATGAAGCAAACGAATAG
- a CDS encoding ankyrin repeat domain-containing protein: MGLADAQWVVAIEYGFESWPKLKNEIQRLSQSFEEKVKSFIQAAVDGRTGIAQTILAETPDVADANFYSAAVIGNHKKLKDFLEKDPESLSRRGGPKENWDALLYLSNSHLHRINATIAENILISAKLLLENGADPNVFYDHPMWPDSPLRPLYGACGITNNPALATILIDAGAQLNDGESMYHAAENYHLECMELLLERGEDISTPHPLFQNSPLFFLMGWQENRHQWPTVAKGITWLLENGSDPNVPCEKQQETVLHCAVRQRHSVDIIQELFSHGADPNLPRKDGKTPYHLALLEGDTGIINCFKKHGALEPELSETDRFLAACFSGDTGKAQSILKGSPELFSSLTEQERLSLVQAADDNNIAAIKTMLTVGFDITEKGESDWGGTPLHMASWKGNIEAVELLLEHGAPIDIQANEPPEGVPLGWAAHGSKNCANPNGDYVAVVQALVEAGTIAKPYMFSEASNEVRAAIEPILK; the protein is encoded by the coding sequence ATGGGGTTAGCCGATGCCCAATGGGTTGTTGCTATTGAATATGGGTTTGAAAGCTGGCCTAAGCTTAAAAATGAGATTCAGCGATTGAGTCAGAGTTTCGAGGAAAAAGTCAAAAGCTTCATTCAGGCAGCTGTAGACGGACGCACTGGCATTGCTCAAACAATCCTTGCCGAAACTCCTGATGTAGCAGATGCCAATTTTTATTCGGCTGCAGTGATTGGGAATCATAAGAAGCTGAAGGATTTCTTGGAAAAGGATCCTGAAAGCCTGTCTCGCCGCGGAGGGCCAAAAGAAAACTGGGATGCGCTTTTGTATTTAAGTAATTCTCATTTGCATCGGATAAATGCGACCATTGCTGAGAACATTTTAATCTCAGCGAAGTTGCTTCTGGAAAATGGGGCAGATCCCAATGTATTTTATGATCACCCTATGTGGCCTGACAGTCCATTGCGACCACTCTATGGAGCCTGTGGTATCACGAATAACCCAGCTCTTGCCACTATCCTGATTGATGCCGGGGCACAGCTTAACGATGGAGAGTCGATGTATCATGCAGCCGAAAACTATCACTTGGAGTGTATGGAGCTTTTACTCGAACGCGGAGAAGACATCTCCACGCCTCATCCGCTTTTTCAGAATAGTCCGCTTTTCTTTTTAATGGGCTGGCAGGAAAATCGTCATCAATGGCCAACTGTTGCAAAAGGAATTACCTGGTTGTTGGAAAACGGCTCTGATCCCAATGTGCCTTGTGAGAAGCAGCAGGAAACTGTTTTACATTGTGCCGTTCGTCAGAGGCACTCTGTGGATATCATTCAAGAGCTTTTTTCGCATGGTGCGGATCCTAATCTGCCTCGCAAAGATGGGAAGACTCCATATCACTTAGCCTTGTTGGAAGGTGATACAGGGATTATTAACTGTTTTAAGAAGCATGGTGCGCTTGAGCCTGAATTGAGTGAGACAGATCGTTTTCTTGCGGCTTGTTTTTCAGGCGACACTGGGAAGGCTCAAAGTATTCTTAAAGGTTCTCCTGAGCTATTTTCATCTTTAACTGAGCAAGAGCGTTTGAGTTTAGTCCAAGCTGCTGACGATAATAATATAGCAGCAATTAAAACAATGCTTACCGTTGGTTTTGATATTACGGAAAAAGGCGAATCCGATTGGGGTGGTACCCCTTTGCATATGGCTTCATGGAAAGGGAATATTGAGGCTGTTGAACTTTTGCTGGAGCATGGTGCGCCTATTGACATTCAAGCAAACGAGCCTCCCGAAGGAGTTCCTTTGGGGTGGGCTGCGCATGGTTCAAAAAACTGTGCCAACCCAAATGGTGATTATGTTGCTGTTGTTCAGGCGCTTGTAGAAGCTGGGACGATTGCTAAGCCTTATATGTTTAGTGAAGCAAGCAATGAGGTTAGAGCCGCCATTGAACCGATTTTGAAATAG
- a CDS encoding flavodoxin domain-containing protein encodes MHIIFGTMTGNAEDLADRFAKRCEQENLPYSLTSADNWPMEKFQSAKRAVLIFSTWGEGEPPDDAIDFCESVYDQKAEVAHLEYAVVGLGDTSYDDFCGCARRLDESLKAAGATPFSERLELDIDFDDDFDAWTDKFFSSQKVLSQSHQG; translated from the coding sequence GTGCATATAATCTTTGGCACTATGACCGGGAATGCAGAAGACTTGGCTGACCGCTTCGCAAAGCGTTGTGAACAAGAGAATCTCCCCTACTCTCTGACATCAGCAGACAACTGGCCGATGGAGAAATTTCAATCAGCTAAACGTGCCGTCCTCATATTTTCAACTTGGGGCGAAGGCGAACCACCCGATGATGCTATAGACTTCTGCGAATCAGTTTATGATCAAAAAGCTGAAGTCGCACATCTGGAGTATGCCGTGGTCGGTCTTGGTGATACGTCCTACGACGACTTTTGTGGATGTGCCCGCAGGCTGGATGAGTCCCTGAAAGCAGCAGGCGCCACTCCTTTCAGCGAAAGACTGGAACTGGATATTGATTTCGATGACGACTTTGACGCCTGGACAGATAAATTCTTCTCCAGTCAAAAAGTACTTAGCCAAAGCCATCAGGGTTAG
- a CDS encoding ChuX/HutX family heme-like substrate-binding protein has translation MQDQGSNEAPKKSAKAEHSATQKKGCSCGCEPEAVYVAELHQDHARILPSLSELGETICFARNQHCILGASLCMPELEGNSGYFSGGNCDTDMHLDTTQWRYAYTVHEQHQNRGTFIGLEFFDAQHRALFRTFLTPDSEKQDFQALVHSFYRRTVHVDEMAGWHRMGELTRTGKNKYGSISSNFIKRDPWSAPLASWQNHTTPNEMGFSGELPLAHTLLLDASEENQELTITTTGSFGRMALSFAPQTVEKSQVGWLYAGAESRALRLNLSAVSSYWIGACSSENSIYSYLEAVDAFGDLILRITSANADSYRYWQSLAKSMSLRPDSKQSKMRD, from the coding sequence ATGCAAGATCAAGGATCCAATGAAGCCCCCAAGAAAAGTGCCAAAGCGGAACATTCGGCGACCCAAAAGAAAGGCTGCAGTTGTGGATGTGAACCCGAAGCCGTCTATGTAGCAGAACTACATCAGGATCATGCCCGGATTTTACCAAGCCTTTCAGAACTCGGTGAAACCATTTGCTTTGCCCGAAACCAGCACTGCATCCTTGGCGCATCACTCTGCATGCCTGAGCTCGAAGGCAACTCAGGCTATTTCAGCGGTGGCAATTGTGACACCGACATGCATCTCGACACAACCCAGTGGCGGTATGCCTACACGGTGCATGAACAACATCAGAATCGCGGAACTTTTATCGGGTTGGAGTTTTTTGATGCACAGCACCGAGCGCTGTTCAGGACTTTCCTGACTCCGGATTCGGAGAAACAAGATTTTCAAGCACTGGTGCACAGCTTTTATCGCCGAACGGTTCATGTAGATGAAATGGCAGGTTGGCATCGGATGGGCGAACTAACTCGAACCGGCAAAAACAAATATGGCTCGATTTCAAGCAACTTTATTAAAAGGGACCCTTGGAGCGCACCATTGGCGAGTTGGCAGAACCATACGACACCCAATGAGATGGGGTTTTCAGGCGAGCTCCCACTTGCCCATACCTTATTACTGGATGCCAGCGAAGAGAATCAGGAGCTTACCATTACCACCACAGGCAGCTTTGGGCGTATGGCCCTGTCGTTTGCTCCCCAAACAGTAGAGAAAAGCCAGGTTGGTTGGCTGTATGCAGGTGCTGAAAGTCGTGCCCTCAGGCTTAACCTCTCAGCAGTATCGAGTTACTGGATTGGTGCATGCAGCAGCGAAAATAGTATATATAGTTATCTTGAGGCAGTTGACGCCTTCGGAGATCTAATCCTGAGGATCACATCAGCCAACGCAGATAGCTATCGTTACTGGCAATCGTTGGCTAAATCCATGAGCTTGAGACCTGATAGCAAGCAATCAAAAATGCGAGACTAA
- a CDS encoding transcriptional repressor, with protein sequence MSDVEQTAKEQLIAKAYNYWRSKGSTMTVVRKIICEIALEGKDSYDAETLLSRVRQVDRQISLSTVYRTLSNLVEANVLREFQGPADKKHYTVIHSEVDGRSHVVCQDCNQIFPLEDPCLALREGALARQQGFSTKNISLRMEASCDQLHEKGDCNRKQSSDN encoded by the coding sequence ATGTCCGATGTAGAGCAAACGGCCAAGGAGCAGCTAATAGCGAAAGCCTATAATTACTGGCGATCCAAAGGCAGCACGATGACCGTTGTGCGCAAAATCATCTGCGAAATTGCCCTCGAAGGCAAAGACAGTTACGACGCTGAGACGCTACTCTCAAGAGTCCGCCAGGTAGATCGTCAAATATCCCTGTCTACCGTCTATAGAACGCTAAGCAACCTGGTGGAAGCCAATGTTTTACGCGAATTTCAAGGGCCGGCTGATAAAAAACACTACACGGTTATCCATTCAGAAGTCGATGGACGCAGTCATGTCGTCTGCCAGGACTGTAATCAAATTTTTCCTCTTGAAGACCCATGCCTGGCCCTGCGCGAAGGCGCCTTGGCACGTCAACAAGGATTCAGCACAAAAAACATCAGCCTTCGAATGGAAGCAAGCTGCGATCAGCTCCACGAAAAAGGAGACTGCAACCGCAAACAAAGTTCTGACAACTGA
- a CDS encoding DUF695 domain-containing protein, producing the protein MPKHRQNRPNSKKASSQSGFALREGELDGIYSAMQVNTDLKHFRQRDAYPFHLRVYAAYEPSGSKCLPDDTDQQKLDELENKLIEMIGGASPAVYVGHTTWNGGREFNLYVEDPEAVSNALDSALQNAQLPVEAEIVEDHDWLRVDFFFDYES; encoded by the coding sequence ATGCCAAAGCACCGTCAGAATCGCCCTAATTCGAAAAAGGCATCGTCTCAATCTGGTTTTGCTTTGCGAGAGGGTGAGCTTGATGGGATTTATTCGGCCATGCAGGTCAACACAGACCTGAAACATTTTCGTCAGCGTGACGCTTATCCTTTTCACCTTCGGGTTTATGCCGCCTATGAGCCCAGTGGTTCCAAGTGCCTGCCGGATGATACAGATCAGCAAAAACTGGATGAGTTGGAAAACAAGCTTATCGAAATGATTGGTGGAGCATCACCAGCTGTTTACGTTGGCCATACCACTTGGAATGGAGGCCGCGAATTCAATCTCTATGTTGAAGACCCGGAAGCTGTCAGTAATGCGCTCGACTCGGCATTGCAAAATGCCCAATTACCAGTAGAAGCTGAGATTGTCGAAGATCACGATTGGCTGCGAGTGGACTTCTTTTTTGATTACGAGAGCTAG
- the ispF gene encoding 2-C-methyl-D-erythritol 2,4-cyclodiphosphate synthase codes for MSAPFKIGTGYDIHRFAPGRRLVLGGVEIPSDEGLDGHSDADCLTHALADAVLGALGLPDIGHFFPNDDPDIEGIDSQKILQKSVQEADRRGYKVGNVDLAIIAEKPKLAPHIDSMKAVLAESLEIEPDCVGLKATTNEKIGDLGRAMGIAAHAVCLLIKK; via the coding sequence ATGAGTGCACCTTTTAAAATTGGTACAGGCTACGACATTCATCGCTTTGCACCAGGGCGGCGTTTGGTTCTTGGTGGTGTAGAAATCCCATCCGATGAAGGTCTGGACGGACATTCAGATGCTGATTGCCTGACGCATGCTTTGGCCGATGCCGTTCTTGGGGCATTAGGATTGCCGGATATCGGACATTTCTTTCCAAATGATGATCCCGACATTGAAGGCATCGATTCTCAGAAAATCTTACAGAAATCCGTACAAGAGGCCGACCGTCGTGGATACAAAGTGGGAAATGTCGATCTTGCGATCATTGCGGAGAAGCCCAAGCTGGCACCTCACATTGATTCGATGAAGGCTGTGTTGGCAGAGAGCCTGGAAATTGAACCAGATTGCGTTGGGCTAAAGGCAACAACCAATGAAAAGATTGGTGATCTTGGTAGAGCCATGGGGATTGCCGCTCATGCGGTTTGCCTGCTTATAAAAAAATGA
- the ispD gene encoding 2-C-methyl-D-erythritol 4-phosphate cytidylyltransferase, translating to MSNAAIFLCAGSGTRMRGQVDDKVLTPLAGKPTIIHSLDAFRESGIVESIVFAYRDEEQRDQIQQALDQADTTGLQFFWVEGGKERQDSVFNALLELSLLVEYVFIHDCARPLVRPEVLRELYQAVMEDKAAVLAHRVADTIKKASGTKRTRRGRMLKDVPRASLWAMETPQAFERELITDAYRRLRFDGVSVTDDTAAVTRQDHGVTLVENLYPNPKLTVPADLPYLEFLLTQKNQETIKV from the coding sequence ATGTCTAATGCAGCAATATTTCTATGTGCAGGCAGCGGCACGCGTATGCGTGGTCAGGTTGACGATAAAGTCCTGACGCCGTTGGCTGGCAAACCTACGATCATCCACTCTCTCGATGCATTTCGCGAGAGCGGGATCGTCGAGAGCATTGTCTTCGCATACCGCGATGAAGAACAGCGGGACCAGATCCAGCAGGCGCTTGACCAGGCGGATACGACCGGACTCCAGTTTTTCTGGGTTGAGGGTGGGAAGGAGCGTCAGGACTCTGTATTTAATGCACTGCTCGAGCTTTCTCTGCTGGTCGAATATGTCTTTATCCACGATTGTGCACGTCCGCTTGTCAGGCCTGAAGTGCTACGAGAATTGTACCAGGCCGTTATGGAAGATAAGGCAGCAGTCCTGGCGCACCGGGTGGCTGACACGATCAAGAAGGCTAGCGGGACGAAGCGTACACGGCGAGGCCGCATGCTGAAAGATGTGCCGCGGGCGAGTCTGTGGGCGATGGAGACACCTCAGGCTTTTGAGCGAGAACTGATCACGGATGCCTACCGACGCTTGCGTTTCGATGGTGTTTCGGTCACTGATGACACCGCTGCTGTGACGCGTCAGGACCATGGTGTTACTTTAGTAGAGAATCTTTATCCCAATCCGAAGCTCACGGTTCCAGCTGATTTGCCTTACCTTGAGTTTTTGCTCACACAGAAGAATCAGGAGACGATCAAAGTTTAG
- the ispE gene encoding 4-(cytidine 5'-diphospho)-2-C-methyl-D-erythritol kinase, whose protein sequence is MKPVLANATEFSPAKVNLYLAITGAREDGFHELLSLVAPLDFGDDVSIKWNDTTSPDRLTCNHPEVPTNEENLVLRAAKSFREVVQIDGQLDFTINKRIPPGAGLGGGSSNAAAALLALNRMFNDALDKPTLLKIAAKLGSDCPLFLENQPVVMSGRGEIVEPVSEKVKQVISGQSLVLIRPDFGVSTIWAYKQMRAAGSHYIDPAEAQAQLDSWLSKPDWTTLPLVNNLQTVAFQKHLALPTMLDILHERFGLRCMMSGSGSSCFALPSNSDDIEAIRDCVTQGFGGNCLFEYVKAK, encoded by the coding sequence ATGAAACCCGTTCTAGCAAACGCAACCGAGTTTTCTCCTGCCAAAGTAAATCTATATCTCGCCATTACCGGTGCGCGGGAAGATGGCTTCCACGAGCTTCTCAGTCTGGTCGCACCACTGGATTTTGGCGATGATGTATCGATCAAGTGGAACGACACAACCTCACCAGACCGGCTGACCTGCAATCATCCTGAAGTGCCGACCAATGAAGAAAATCTCGTACTCCGCGCAGCTAAGTCATTCCGCGAAGTGGTTCAAATCGATGGACAACTGGACTTTACCATCAACAAACGGATTCCGCCAGGAGCAGGCCTTGGTGGCGGAAGCAGCAATGCAGCCGCTGCACTGCTGGCGCTTAATCGTATGTTTAATGATGCGCTGGACAAACCAACTTTGCTTAAAATTGCAGCTAAACTTGGAAGCGATTGCCCACTTTTCCTGGAAAACCAACCTGTAGTCATGAGTGGACGGGGAGAAATAGTCGAACCAGTCAGTGAAAAAGTTAAGCAGGTAATATCCGGTCAAAGTCTGGTTTTGATCCGGCCAGACTTTGGAGTTTCGACCATTTGGGCCTACAAACAGATGCGGGCAGCAGGCTCTCACTATATTGATCCAGCTGAAGCCCAAGCCCAGCTGGACTCATGGTTATCTAAGCCTGATTGGACAACATTGCCTTTGGTCAATAATCTACAAACTGTTGCCTTTCAAAAACATCTGGCTTTACCCACCATGCTAGACATTCTGCACGAACGCTTCGGACTGCGCTGTATGATGAGCGGAAGTGGTAGTAGTTGCTTCGCACTTCCCTCCAATTCTGACGATATTGAGGCAATTCGTGACTGCGTAACTCAAGGATTTGGGGGAAATTGCCTTTTTGAGTATGTTAAGGCAAAATAG